gaaatttttgtaatttttgtaatttttgtaatttttgtaatttttgtcatttttgtcatttttgtcatttttgtcatttttgtcatttttgtcatttttgtcatttttgtcatttttgtcatttttgtcatttttgtcatttttgtcatttttgtcatttttgtcatttttgtcatttttgtcatttttgtcatttttgtcatttttgtcatttttatcatttttgtcatttttgtcatttttgtcatttttgtcatttttgtcatttttgtcatttttgtcatttttgtcatttttgtcatttttgtcatttttgtcatttttgtcatttttgtcatttttgtcatttttatcatttttgtcatttttgtcatttttgtcatttttgtcatttttgtcatttttgtcatttttgtcatttttgtcatttttgtcatttttgtcatttttgtcatttttgtcatttttgtcatttttgtcatttttgtcatttttgtcatttttgtcatttttgtcatttttgtcatttttgttatttttgtcatttttgtcatttttgtcatttttgtcatttttgtcatttttgtcatttttgtcatttttgtcatttttgtcatttttgtcatttttgtcatttttgtcatttttgtcatttttgtcatttttgtcatttttgtcatttttgtcatttttgtcatttttgtcatttttgtcatttttgtcatttttgtcatttttgtcatttttatcatttttgtcatttttgtcatttttgtcatttttgtcatttttgtcatttttgtcatttttgtcatttttgtcatttttgtcatttttgtcatttttgtcatttttgtcatttttgtcatttttgtcatttttgtcatttttgtcatttttgtcatttttgtcatttttgtcatttttgtcatttttgtcatttttgtcatttttgtcatttttgtcatttttgtcatttttgtcatttttgtcatttttgtcatttttgtcatttttgtcatttttgtcatttttgtcatttttgtcatttttgtcatttttgtcatttttgtcatttttgtcatttttgtcatttttgtcatttttgtcatttttgtcatttttgtcatttttgtcatttttgtcatttttgtcatttttgtcattttttttcatttttgtcatttttgtcatttttgtcatttttgtcatttttgtcatttttgtcatttttgtcatttttgtcatttttgtcatttttgtcatttttgtcatttttgtcatttttgtcatttttgtcatttttgtcatttttgtcatttttgtcatttttgtcatttttgtcatttttgtcatttttgtcatttttgtcatttttgtcatttttgtcatttttgtcatttttgtcatttttgtcatttttgtcatttttgtcatttttgtcatttttgtcatttttgtcatttttgtcatttttgtcatttttgtcatttttgtcatttttgtcatttttgtcatttttgtcatttttgtcatttttgtcatttttgtcatttttgtcatttttgtcatttttgtcatttttgtcattattgtcatttttgtcatttttgtcatttttgtcatttttgtcatttttgtcatttttgtcatttttgtcatttttgtcatttttgtcatttttgtcatttttgtcatttttgtcatttttgtcatttttgtcatttttgtcatttttgtcatttttgtcatttttgtcatttttgtcatttttgtcatttttgtcatttttgtcatttttgtcatttttgtcatttttgtcatttttgtcatctttgtcatttttgtcatttttgtcatttttgtcatttttgtcatttttgtcatttttgtcatttttgtcatttttgtcatttttgtcatttttgtcatttttgtcatttttgtcatttttgtcatttttgtcatttttgtcatttttgtcatttttgtcagttttgtaatttttttcatttttgtcatttttgtcatttttgtcatttttgtcatttttgtcatttttgtcatttttgtcatttttgtcatttttgtcatttttgtcatttttgtcatttttgtcatttttgtcacttttgtcatttttgtcatttttgtcatttttgtcatttttgtcattttagtcatttttttttttcatttttgtcatttttgtcatttttttcatttatttaatttattcgaaattgttaaaaataatataaaaccataattaaattttcaaatggatcaaaattatgaaaattgtcaTCTCACTCAATTTTCTcgatatttcaaattataaaaacatgTCCAAAGggtcaaaattgctaaaaattctaaatttttgaaactgatgaaattcaacatgattttcaaaacttcgCAATTCTGAAATTTTCGACAAcgatccaaatttgaaaattgtcgaaTAAGTGAACATTAAACTAGTATTAAAGAATAactattttatatttgttttcgttCTGTCGATTTTCTGAAACACCCTAGTAATATCTTGTGAGGACGCAGCCATTAtggattaaaatttgaaagttttgagtaaattcaatttttcgtgTAATacttcaaatgaagaaaaatactgaaataacaacaaaattacGAAGAAAATTCGCTATCAGTGGGAGGTGTTTTCCGCAATTagtttttcatagattttccTCTGAAAATTAGGTCAGTTTGTGAAAATAGTTATCTCAAAGTAGAATTTAATGTCTTGAACATTGATTGCAGGACCCAAACGAGAGAATGGCCGCCACCCTGAAGCCGTATTTGACTGCCGTGCGTCACACCCTGACGGCAGCGATGTGTCTGACGAATTTCTCCTCTCAGGTCGTGGAAAGGCACAACAAACCAGAGGTGGAAGTGCGATCCAGCAAGGAACTGCTGCTGACCCCGGTAGTAATTTCCCGTAACGAAAAGGAACGGGTCCTGATCGAGACCAGCGTCAATTCGGTCCGGATTAGCATTGCCGTGAAGCAAGCCGATGAGATCGAGAAGATCCTCTGCCACAAATTTACCCGATTCATGATGATGCGAGcggaaaattttataatccTACGGCGGAAACCGATCGAAGGCTACGACATCAGCTTCCTGATCACCAACTTCCACACGGAGCAAATGTACAAGCACAAGctggtcgattttgtcattcATTTCATGGAGGAAATTGACAAGGAAATCAGTGAAATGAAGCTGGCCGTCAATGCGAGGGCTCGGATCTGTTCCGAGGAGTTCCTGAAGCGGTTCTAGGTGAGGGAGGTTGTGACCTAGGAAGCGAAGCCGGAGATGTGCATTTAGGAATTTGTGTAtgcctttcgattttttcccATTTCTCTTGTGTTTCTTTTTTCTAAGCTTTTATTTCGTGTACGTATTAAGATAAGCCCCGAACCTAATTATCTTTGGAAGCACAGCTCGATGCAAGCGGGATATGAGTCATTCATCGTTCAACGTCGTCGAGTGTGATTTCAGCGCGCGGttgttgaatattttcattTGCCCTTCCCTTCTTCGTCGGGAGTCGTCGACTATCGTTTGTAATATAAATAAGGAAAGTTGAACACGATTCGATCGTTTTAAGCGCGAAAAgtattaaatcaagtttttttttacttttaagatCATTTGCAGTTGGTGTCCGTTTTCGGAAAAGAGAGGCTGGTTTGAAGTTTGGTTTGTAACGAAGCAGGTGTAACTGATTGGTATCAAATTGCCGCAGTTAATCACAGGAGATTATCTTTTTGTCTATatctatttttgtattttatgtatTCAGTGTCTCCCCAGGATAAACAAATCCTTATCTAATATACTAATCCTCTTGCCAAGACTACAGTCAACACTTTTAACGTAGCACAAATTTCTAAAAGTGGAACtagatgaaatttttatatttatgttaACATTCCatcaaatttgcatttttttttcttccaagtcAATTATCTTAATCTTAATCAAAATAACCTCTGACTCTCCTTCCGAAAACTGGCACCATACAAATGAAGCTGATCCATAACGAAAAGCCAAATCAGAATAGAGATTAGGAAAATAAGGTCCTTCGTTTTGTTTTCCAATGTTGGAAAGGAAAGAAAGCCTTTGTTAGTGAAATATTACAGATTTTAGCAGACATCATAAcccagaaaaaaagattttcttctTGATGTATGTTTCGTATCAATGTTCAGATATATAcgttgaaaattctaaaaattttaaaaggttaaagaatttgaaagctttaaaaaaacgaaaattaccaAATTCGGTGATTATTTTCCCGGATTCCTAACATTTGTAATTATGTAttgttctataaattttgtCGCAGCCGAAAAGTGGCAGCTGTCTGAGCTGCCAAATATTACGGATTCTTTTCGGCTAGAAAAATCCCTTAGAATACTTCTatggacttttttttactttcggatactcgttttatttattttcgaacaaataacacaaattctactaatagtgttttcgtttattggcagtggcaacctatgccgttttcgtttatctccactcgcgctgggcaaaactttttctgaataaacaaacagaatcgttacccgggacgatgcaaatatatggttgctatatctatatatatactcacccttatgcttacccccaacactgacaacttttacggggtgcaaccgcctgcttgaggttgaaatctcgggcaaaactagtggacttctgaattaataaccgaacataaaaacagcagttagggcaaaactcgtgggtaactaggttgccactgccaataaacgaaaacactactagttacccacgagttttgccctagctcctgttattgtgttcgtttattaattcagaagtccactagttttgcccgagatttcaacctcaagcaggcggttgcaccccgtaaaagttgtcagtgtcgGGGGTAAACATAAgtgtgagtatagcaaccatatatttgcatcgtcccgggtaacgattctgtttgtttattcagaaaaagttttgccctgCGCTTgtggagaaaacgaaaacggcataaaaCAATCcacttataaaaattttcacggACCCGACGCCTTCAAGTCATCGCCTACTCTTCTGAAATGTTTGGGAGGaactaaactaaaatttaatttcatgacagccatttaatcaatttaaaaaaaaatcgccggtgtagaaaaaggaaattttccccGGAATAAATGCCTTAATTACAAACATGAGGCATTTTGCATGTGGTCTTCCAATAATCCAATGGTCAATTTTGAccttaagagttttttttttaattgaaattcaaatttactcagtAAACAagtttctataaaaataaacagataTGTCCGCAGACAAAAATACCATAAGTTCCGTCTGTTTTAGAGTCGCTAtcgatattcaaaattgatgCTAAAGTAGACTTCAGACAACGATGAAAAAAGATCGAATCTAATTTAGGTAATTTGATAGCGAAagaatcgattcaaaaaatggCGAAAGATCGATCTACCGAAGATCGATTGACCAATTCTAATCGGAACTGTCTTCTGTTGGATTGACTTTGAAAAAGTGTTCTATCATCTGAACCACGAAAATATCAGGCCTAATTTAGCTAAAAATCTTTAAGAAACTAGTATGACATCTCATTGGAAATCAGCACAATGCATTTTCGTGTAAAGTTGTATAGGTAATAGATGAAATCTCGACTTGATCGATCGACTATTGACCGAACTGAGGATTTCCGTGGAATCTTTCGAAAATGGAGCGGCTAAACAAGGTCTTGATCTAGCTGACGATAACGCATTGCTCACCCAACGACAACCTAAAATGCAAAGCGAACTCACGTCGAAATCGAAATTCTGGatcgtaagtggagatggattgggcccAGAAGCTCGCGGCTCAGCGTCGGTTTAGCCGCACAAAAACTAGAACAGTTTTCCCTTTATGCAGttataatttattcaaagttCGCATTCGCAAATACACAGCTTCAAAGTAAAAACGATCACCACCTTCTCGGTACCACCGCGATCTCACCACCTTGTTCACCTTCATCTCACTTCCTACTCTTTTTTAGGCTGCACCCGGCCCCCTGGAAGGCCTGGAACGAATCGTCGTCCGTTTTACGCTCGTTCGATTCGACCTTCCTCACGGTGCGATCGAAGCGCAGCAATCCAAACGGATGGTCATAGTCGGGGATTCCCCGCACGTATTCGGCACGCTGAACCGGTGACGATTCCGCCGCACCGGtatccttcttcttcttcccgTCCAGGCGCATACCGGCCCCCTTGAAGGCCACAAAGCCAGCCGGTTCGGGCATCAGCTCAGCCGGATCCACCGCCATCGGTTCCTCTTCTTTGGACCGTTTCTCCGGCTCGGTGTAACCGACGGGCGGAGCAAACTCTACGTTCATGTCGCACTCGATAATGGTAACGGCTGGGCCCGGTTTTGTCTCCAGCACCGACAGCTCGTAGGTGGTGTTGTTATATTTGATGGCGATCAGATCTCCCGTTGTTAGACAGGCAAAATTTCGGAGACAGTTCTCAAGCACGGCCTTTGGGTTGGTGATATCGAGAAACTCGACATTCTGTGGCTGGAATTTGGAGTAGGTGGCCACCGGTATCGAGACGCTCTCGATCTGAACGATGTCGCCCTCGTCTAGCAGCAGGTTGTGCATCATctgataaattcaaaatatttagtttaattcaaattatacaaaaaaacctATCAAAGGAAAACCTTAAAGCAAAAGATCTACTAGGTTCAGCCGAAACTTACCCAGTAAGGTATATAGATTTTGCCCTCATCGGCCACAAACTCCAGCACGCCAGCGTGTGTGCTCCTGTTGATACCGCTATTGGTCAGTTTGAACAGCATCGGGTACTCAACATTCAGTCGGGTCAACTGATCCAGTGCCGATGGGGGCATGATAACTAAAATGAGGAAACAACATTAATAAATAGGTCGGTACTCCAAAGATTGATTGAACTCCCACCCGATTCAACTTACTTTTACCACCGTTCTCCACATCCTGTCGCTCGTTGCCCGGAAGCATCGACACCGAGTAGCACTTGTAGGTGCTGTTGAATGGACGGGAATGGTCCGGGAACATCATATTGAAGCCGTTGAACTGGAACTGAAAAAGGTTAGTTATTGCGAAACGACCTGGATTCGACTAACAAAGGGgcaaattttaccatttttgtatgTGTTGTTGGTTTGTTGGAGAGATCGTTTTCGAAGGTTCCTGAAGGAGGAAAAAAACGTAAAACTGGCTGGCTAGCGAATTTGTCTCGTTCACCCAATTTGCAGACGGATGATTTCGAACCGAACGAGATTATCAAGTGGGTTGAAAAAAGCGCAATACAAGAAAGTTCACACACGATTGGGTAATTTGCTCGTCCGTTTTCGATATAAAATTCCTAATCACTTTGTTTTGTCTACTACGGTGCAAAATAATCCAACGATCGACTAGCAGCCAGCGAATGGGATGACGATGTAAATATTACAAACAAAACAGAATCTGACGTTTCTCTGTTGGCTGCATGCTGAGCGTATCGaactcaaatttagtttttatgggACTCAAATTGAAATGTGCACCGATTGACTCAAATTTGAGAaacactttcaaatttttacgtattgtataatcaattttttttaacaaatatagttaaagctacttcttatgattctaatcgtGTCTAACATTCAATTTAAATAAGATGAtaagggagagaaaattgaagatacagttttcaattttcacagTTGAGCCGAATTaagcccatttcaggaggacgtgctaTTATTGAAATCAACtttcaagaagttttctgcctagctgtgatgaatttaacatctacaaacatgttcaaagttatgaaaaaacacttgaaaactgtCGTAATCTGAGGGATTTCCTGGTCCTGGACGATGGCCGTCTTCTCGTGGTTGCCTTCTCCCGTTTCCTTGGAGTGATGTTGCTGTCCAAAATTCGTTTTAAGAATG
This sequence is a window from Uranotaenia lowii strain MFRU-FL chromosome 3, ASM2978415v1, whole genome shotgun sequence. Protein-coding genes within it:
- the LOC129751830 gene encoding actin-related protein 2/3 complex subunit 4, which codes for MAATLKPYLTAVRHTLTAAMCLTNFSSQVVERHNKPEVEVRSSKELLLTPVVISRNEKERVLIETSVNSVRISIAVKQADEIEKILCHKFTRFMMMRAENFIILRRKPIEGYDISFLITNFHTEQMYKHKLVDFVIHFMEEIDKEISEMKLAVNARARICSEEFLKRF
- the LOC129751829 gene encoding ubiquitin fusion degradation protein 1 homolog isoform X1, translating into MFQFNGFNMMFPDHSRPFNSTYKCYSVSMLPGNERQDVENGGKIIMPPSALDQLTRLNVEYPMLFKLTNSGINRSTHAGVLEFVADEGKIYIPYWMMHNLLLDEGDIVQIESVSIPVATYSKFQPQNVEFLDITNPKAVLENCLRNFACLTTGDLIAIKYNNTTYELSVLETKPGPAVTIIECDMNVEFAPPVGYTEPEKRSKEEEPMAVDPAELMPEPAGFVAFKGAGMRLDGKKKKDTGAAESSPVQRAEYVRGIPDYDHPFGLLRFDRTVRKVESNERKTDDDSFQAFQGAGCSLKKSRK
- the LOC129751829 gene encoding ubiquitin fusion degradation protein 1 homolog isoform X2, with the translated sequence MFNGFNMMFPDHSRPFNSTYKCYSVSMLPGNERQDVENGGKIIMPPSALDQLTRLNVEYPMLFKLTNSGINRSTHAGVLEFVADEGKIYIPYWMMHNLLLDEGDIVQIESVSIPVATYSKFQPQNVEFLDITNPKAVLENCLRNFACLTTGDLIAIKYNNTTYELSVLETKPGPAVTIIECDMNVEFAPPVGYTEPEKRSKEEEPMAVDPAELMPEPAGFVAFKGAGMRLDGKKKKDTGAAESSPVQRAEYVRGIPDYDHPFGLLRFDRTVRKVESNERKTDDDSFQAFQGAGCSLKKSRK